A genomic stretch from Coffea arabica cultivar ET-39 chromosome 10c, Coffea Arabica ET-39 HiFi, whole genome shotgun sequence includes:
- the LOC140015717 gene encoding uncharacterized protein, which produces MPKDQLSRSMSRCFFCTLQEQDLLLRRAGIASYLRNMHQIEDQELVLVLSGLWNIAMTEPQDGELPSLGVFECMASLIERSVNDVDWLLSYQNIYNAYYAAHIIGSYTINNAEYAVKAVDAGVIPPLLELLRGKMSWVEQRVAVRALGHLASYETTFKAIALYEEEVVRLAMRLASTCLEVVYKMFVGVKDKKKRLRYHCDLLTRGLGLGDLEIENRKAEEWASQLQCWCLHLLNCFAIKGRSLDLMCKPEFLKDLSEMWGGLANGTSPSGIGLIRILCYSKLGRRSIAEIKQVIENLCNLSRSSDDWQYMGIDCLLLLLKDPDTRYKVIEIATLHLSDLIELRDIGGRSNIGEKIARVLLGDFKLRNSKIVMSNNVQRALEETWNLNIKKRMNEKTMSAEKLEEQRVLVALIKQQGNHSFELGKIQEAQLKYTEALELCPTRLKKERLVLYSNRAQCSLLLKEPDAAISDTTRALCLSNPPNSHGKSLWRRSQAYDMKGLGKESLMDCIMFINGCIKSEATKHVKIPYYAVRMICKQMDSTWLFKAAQSKTLSKRAETEEQSQKDDDLRIYQDKLPSLKISIQGKGFMAGNQAPLSMFITKSRFLRLIYLLLQ; this is translated from the coding sequence ATGCCTAAAGATCAATTGAGTAGAAGCATGAGTAGGTGTTTCTTTTGCACACTCCAGGAACAAGATTTATTGCTCAGGAGAGCTGGAATTGCAAGCTACTTGAGAAACATGCATCAGATTGAAGACCAAGAACTTGTTCTAGTACTCAGTGGGCTGTGGAATATTGCCATGACTGAACCTCAAGATGGAGAGCTTCCTTCTTTAGGTGTTTTTGAATGCATGGCAAGTCTTATTGAAAGAAGTGTCAATGATGTAGATTGGCTTCTTAGCTATCAAAACATTTACAATGCATATTATGCAGCTCATATTATTGGTTCCTACACGATAAACAATGCCGAGTATGCTGTCAAAGCTGTTGATGCTGGTGTCATACCACCATTATTGGAGCTTCTTAGAGGAAAGATGAGCTGGGTAGAGCAAAGGGTAGCTGTTAGAGCACTAGGACATTTGGCAAGCTATGAAACGACCTTCAAAGCTATAGCGCTTTACGAAGAAGAAGTGGTTAGATTAGCCATGCGTTTGGCTTCTACCTGTCTGGAAGTTGTTTATAAGATGTTTGTAGGGGTAAAAGACAAGAAGAAGAGGTTGAGATACCATTGTGACTTGCTCACGAGAGGGTTAGGTCTCGGGGATTTGGAGATAGAAAATAGGAAGGCAGAGGAATGGGCTAGTCAACTTCAATGTTGGTGTCTTCATCTTCTAAACTGCTTTGCCATCAAAGGGAGGTCATTAGATCTCATGTGTAAGCCAGAGTTCTTGAAGGATTTGTCTGAGATGTGGGGTGGACTTGCCAATGGCACATCTCCTTCAGGGATTGGACTTATCAGAATTCTTTGTTATAGTAAACTTGGAAGAAGAAGCATAGCAGAAATAAAGCAAGTCATAGAAAATCTATGTAATCTCTCCAGATCTTCAGATGATTGGCAGTACATGGGAATTGATTGCCTTCTTTTACTTCTGAAAGATCCAGATACGAGGTACAAAGTAATCGAAATTGCCACATTACATCTTAGTGATTTGATTGAACTTAGGGACATTGGAGGAAGGTCAAACATTGGTGAAAAGATTGCAAGAGTACTTCTCGGTGATTTTAAACTACGAAACTCCAAGATCGTCATGAGCAATAATGTTCAAAGAGCATTAGAAGAAACATGGAATCTCAATATAAAGAAGAGAATGAACGAGAAGACCATGTCTGCTGAGAAACTCGAAGAGCAAAGAGTATTGGTGGCCTTGATAAAACAACAGGGAAATCATAGCTTTGAGTTGGGAAAGATTCAAGAAGCACAATTGAAGTACACAGAAGCATTAGAGCTGTGCCCCACGAGATTGAAAAAGGAGAGACTTGTGCTGTATAGTAATAGAGCTCAGTGTTCCTTGCTGCTGAAGGAACCTGATGCAGCCATAAGCGATACAACTCGAGCACTTTGCCTTTCTAATCCTCCGAATTCTCATGGCAAGAGTCTTTGGAGAAGATCACAGGCATATGACATGAAGGGATTGGGTAAAGAGAGCTTAATGGACTGTATTATGTTCATCAATGGTTGTATCAAATCAGAAGCCACAAAACATGTGAAAATACCATATTATGCAGTACGGATGATCTGCAAGCAGATGGATTCAACATGGCTCTTTAAAGCTGCTCAGTCAAAGACATTAAGCAAACGTGCTGAAACAGAAGAACAATCGCAAAAAGATGATGATCTTAGAATTTACCAGGACAAACTCCCGAGTTTGAAAATCTCCATCCAAGGGAAGGGTTTCATGGCAGGTAATCAAGCTCCATTATCTATGTTTATCACCAAGTCTAGATTTTTACGACTTATATACTTGCTTCTTCAATAA